One region of Arthrobacter sp. StoSoilB22 genomic DNA includes:
- a CDS encoding phosphoglycerate kinase: protein MTSHTLNELIAEGVRGRYILVRSDLNVPLDGSAVTDDGRIKASLPVLKKLSDAGARVLVTAHLGRPKGTPEEKYSLKPAAARLAELADFTVQLAEDTVGDSAKALAANLQDGEVLVLENVRFDARETSKDDAERGAFADELVALTGTNGAFVDDAFGAVHRKHASVFDVATRLPSYLGDLVHTEVEVLRKLTTDTQRPYVVVLGGSKVSDKLAVIDNLLGKADTILVGGGMLFTFLAAAGHKVAGSLLEEDQIPVVQDYLKRASDAGTSFVIPTDVVVASRFAADAEHEVVKADAIEDSRFGASGIGLDIGPESASAFAAQIEGAKTVFWNGPMGVFEFEAFSSGTRAIAQALTDTVAFTVVGGGDSAAAVRTLGFEDSQFGHISTGGGASLEYLEGKELPGLSVLDR, encoded by the coding sequence ATGACATCTCACACCCTCAACGAACTCATCGCTGAAGGTGTCCGCGGGCGGTACATTCTGGTCAGAAGTGACCTGAATGTGCCGCTCGACGGCTCTGCAGTGACCGACGACGGCCGTATCAAGGCCTCCCTTCCGGTCCTCAAGAAGCTGTCGGACGCCGGTGCCCGTGTGCTCGTAACCGCCCACCTCGGCCGCCCCAAAGGCACACCTGAGGAAAAGTACTCCCTGAAGCCCGCTGCAGCCCGTCTGGCGGAACTCGCGGACTTCACGGTCCAGCTGGCCGAAGACACGGTGGGAGATTCCGCCAAGGCGCTTGCAGCCAATCTCCAGGACGGCGAAGTTCTCGTCTTGGAAAACGTTCGGTTCGATGCCCGCGAAACCAGCAAGGACGACGCCGAGCGTGGCGCGTTTGCTGACGAACTGGTTGCCCTCACCGGAACAAACGGTGCCTTCGTCGATGACGCTTTTGGCGCCGTCCACCGGAAACACGCCAGCGTCTTCGATGTCGCTACTCGCCTGCCGTCGTACCTGGGCGACCTCGTTCACACGGAGGTAGAGGTTCTTCGGAAGCTCACCACGGACACCCAGCGTCCCTACGTTGTGGTTCTTGGTGGCTCCAAGGTTTCGGACAAGCTGGCAGTCATCGACAACCTCCTGGGCAAGGCTGACACCATCCTGGTTGGCGGGGGAATGCTCTTCACCTTCCTGGCCGCAGCCGGACACAAGGTCGCGGGCAGCCTCCTTGAAGAGGACCAGATTCCTGTCGTCCAGGATTACCTCAAGCGCGCGTCCGATGCCGGAACGTCGTTCGTGATCCCCACAGACGTGGTGGTCGCAAGCCGTTTCGCTGCAGACGCTGAGCACGAGGTCGTCAAGGCAGACGCCATTGAGGACAGCCGTTTTGGTGCTTCCGGGATTGGGCTTGATATTGGCCCGGAATCTGCATCGGCATTCGCTGCCCAGATCGAGGGTGCCAAAACCGTGTTCTGGAACGGCCCCATGGGCGTCTTCGAATTCGAGGCCTTCTCCAGCGGCACGCGCGCCATTGCGCAGGCCCTGACGGATACCGTTGCGTTCACCGTAGTTGGTGGCGGCGATTCTGCTGCAGCAGTCCGCACCCTCGGCTTCGAGGATTCGCAGTTCGGCCACATTTCCACCGGTGGCGGCGCCAGCCTGGAATACCTTGAAGGCAAGGAACTTCCCGGTCTGAGCGTCCTGGACCGCTAA
- the tpiA gene encoding triose-phosphate isomerase, which produces MTTSANGNFIRKPFIAGNWKMNMDHVQGITLLQKLAWTLSDAKHDYSRTEVAVFPPFTDLRGVQTLVQGDELEVVYGGQDLSQFDSGAYTGDISGQFLSKLGCAYVLVGHSERRTIHNESDDVLNAKVKAGFRHGVTPVLCVGEGLEIRQAGTHVEHTLAQLRAGVEGLTAEQAAELVVAYEPVWAIGTGEVAGPEDAQEMCAAIRAELAELFDETVAAKTRLLYGGSVKANNAAAIMAESDVDGLLVGGASLDPAEFANIVRFESHLVTD; this is translated from the coding sequence GTGACTACCTCTGCTAACGGCAACTTCATCCGCAAACCCTTCATCGCCGGCAACTGGAAGATGAACATGGACCACGTCCAGGGAATCACCTTGCTGCAGAAGCTGGCCTGGACACTGTCCGACGCCAAGCACGACTACAGCCGTACCGAGGTGGCAGTGTTTCCTCCGTTCACGGACCTCCGCGGTGTCCAGACGCTGGTTCAGGGTGACGAGCTGGAAGTCGTCTACGGCGGCCAGGACCTGTCCCAGTTTGACTCCGGCGCTTACACGGGCGATATCTCCGGTCAGTTCCTGAGCAAGCTTGGCTGTGCCTACGTCCTGGTGGGCCACAGTGAACGCCGCACTATCCACAACGAGTCTGACGATGTTCTGAACGCCAAGGTCAAGGCCGGCTTCCGTCACGGAGTTACTCCCGTACTGTGCGTAGGAGAGGGCCTTGAGATCCGTCAGGCGGGCACGCACGTGGAGCACACCCTGGCTCAGCTTCGCGCCGGTGTGGAAGGCCTCACGGCTGAGCAAGCTGCTGAACTCGTTGTGGCTTACGAACCCGTCTGGGCCATTGGCACCGGCGAAGTCGCGGGCCCGGAAGACGCACAGGAAATGTGCGCAGCCATCCGTGCTGAGCTCGCCGAACTCTTCGACGAAACCGTCGCAGCGAAGACACGACTGCTCTACGGCGGCTCTGTCAAGGCCAACAATGCTGCAGCCATCATGGCAGAAAGCGACGTTGACGGATTGCTTGTGGGTGGCGCCAGCCTGGACCCCGCTGAGTTTGCTAACATTGTCAGGTTCGAGAGCCACCTCGTCACGGACTAG
- the secG gene encoding preprotein translocase subunit SecG → MDVLQVILQILLGITSLLLTLLILLHKGRGGGLSDMFGGGMSSGLSSSGVAERNLNRFTIILGITWGVVIIGLGLIMRFTSGGDS, encoded by the coding sequence GTGGACGTTCTTCAAGTCATTCTGCAGATCCTGCTGGGCATCACCAGCCTTCTGCTGACTCTGCTCATCCTCCTGCACAAGGGACGTGGCGGCGGTTTGTCCGACATGTTCGGTGGTGGTATGAGCTCCGGATTGAGTTCGTCCGGTGTCGCCGAGCGTAACCTGAACCGCTTCACCATTATCCTTGGCATCACGTGGGGCGTCGTGATCATCGGCTTGGGCCTGATCATGCGATTCACCTCCGGTGGCGATTCCTAG
- a CDS encoding RNA polymerase-binding protein RbpA, producing MVHGTSGYRGTRVGVTQGSSPRHQSDHGPGQQVPRIRVPYWCAKGHETRLVFLKLPDEQIPKTWDCPKCGSPATRDPGHPAPERPDDEIFKSHLDYVKERRSSQDAEVALAGALDRLRARGVLPDQLLGDT from the coding sequence ATGGTTCATGGCACGTCCGGATATCGGGGCACACGCGTAGGCGTTACCCAGGGTTCCAGTCCGCGACATCAGAGCGACCACGGCCCCGGACAACAAGTGCCGCGTATTCGCGTTCCCTACTGGTGCGCCAAGGGACACGAAACGCGGCTTGTTTTCCTTAAACTGCCGGACGAGCAGATTCCCAAGACGTGGGACTGTCCCAAATGTGGTTCGCCCGCCACGCGTGACCCCGGGCATCCGGCCCCGGAAAGACCTGACGATGAGATTTTCAAATCTCACCTGGACTACGTTAAAGAACGACGCTCCAGCCAGGATGCCGAAGTGGCCCTGGCCGGAGCGCTGGATCGGTTACGCGCCCGCGGGGTCCTTCCGGACCAACTGCTGGGGGACACGTGA